The following proteins are encoded in a genomic region of Apodemus sylvaticus chromosome 21, mApoSyl1.1, whole genome shotgun sequence:
- the Chmp1a gene encoding charged multivesicular body protein 1a, with translation MDDTLFQLKFTAKQLEKLAKKAEKDSKAEQAKVKKALQQKNVECARVYAENAIRKKNEGVNWLRMASRVDAVASKVQTAVTMKGVTKNMAQVTKALDKALSAMDLQKVSAVMDRFEQQVQNLDVHTSVMEDSVSSATTLTTPQEQVDSLIVQIAEENGLEVLDQLSQLPEGASAVGESSVRSQEDQLSRRLAALRN, from the exons TTCACAGCAAAGCAGCTGGAGAAACTGGCCAAGAAGGCAGAGAAGGACTCCAAGGCTGAGCAGGCCAAAGTGAAGAAG GCTCTGCAGCAGAAAAATGTGGAGTGTGCCCGTGTGTATGCTGAAAATGCCATCCGCAAGAAGAATGAAGGGGTAAACTGGCTCCGGATGGCATCCCGCGTGGACGCAGTGGCCTCCAAGGTGCAGACAGCTGTGACCATGAAGGGG GTGACCAAGAACATGGCACAAGTGACCAAAGCGCTGGACAAGGCCCTGAGTGCCATGGACCTTCAGAAGGTGTCTGCTGTGATGGACAGGTTTGAACAGCAGGTGCAGAACCTGGACGTGCACACATCG GTAATGGAGGATTCTGTGAGCTCTGCCACTACGCTGACCACACCTCAGGAGCAGGTCGACAGCCTTATTGTTCAGATTGCTGAGGAAAACGGCCTGGAGGTCCTAGACCAACTCAGCCAGCTTCCAGAGGGGGCCTCTGCTGTGGGCGAAAGCTCTGTGCGCAGCCAGGAGGACCAGCTGTCTCGGAG GTTGGCTGCCCTGAGGAATTAG